One segment of Paraburkholderia bonniea DNA contains the following:
- a CDS encoding SDR family NAD(P)-dependent oxidoreductase: MNLELEQKVVLITGGSKGIGLACARAFAREGARVAIVSRNAANLARAREQLAEEGLQVHLARADLHEAQSAADVVEEASAALGPIDILINSAGAARRYDPETLDAAAFRATMEAKYFPYINPQQEVLRRMALRCKTSPEAAPGTIVNIIGMGGKVASDIHIAGGAANAALMLATVGLAHYYARYGIRINAINPGATLTERVEEALALEAGRQGVGRDEILTRDQAQVPLGRYATPEEVANVALFLASKRASYVTGAIIPMDGASTPVI; encoded by the coding sequence ATGAATCTTGAACTCGAGCAGAAGGTTGTCTTGATCACGGGTGGCAGCAAAGGCATCGGCCTTGCCTGCGCCCGTGCCTTTGCGCGCGAAGGTGCGCGCGTGGCGATTGTGTCGCGCAATGCGGCAAATCTTGCCCGTGCCCGGGAGCAACTCGCGGAGGAAGGCTTGCAGGTCCATCTGGCACGCGCGGACTTGCATGAGGCGCAAAGCGCCGCCGATGTCGTCGAAGAAGCCAGCGCTGCGCTTGGCCCGATTGACATCCTGATCAACAGCGCAGGAGCCGCGCGCCGCTACGACCCCGAGACACTCGACGCCGCCGCTTTTCGCGCGACGATGGAAGCCAAATATTTCCCCTATATCAATCCGCAGCAGGAAGTCCTGCGGCGCATGGCGCTCCGCTGCAAAACCAGCCCAGAGGCCGCGCCCGGCACCATCGTCAACATCATCGGGATGGGCGGAAAAGTAGCAAGCGACATCCATATCGCAGGCGGTGCTGCGAATGCCGCACTAATGCTGGCGACAGTGGGATTGGCACACTATTACGCCCGTTATGGCATTCGGATCAATGCGATCAATCCGGGCGCGACGTTAACTGAACGGGTTGAGGAAGCACTGGCACTGGAAGCGGGCCGGCAAGGCGTGGGGCGCGATGAAATACTCACACGCGATCAGGCTCAAGTGCCGTTGGGACGTTATGCAACGCCAGAAGAAGTGGCAAACGTCGCGCTGTTTCTGGCCAGCAAACGGGCCAGCTACGTGACAGGCGCGATTATTCCGATGGATGGAGCGAGCACACCGGTGATCTAG
- a CDS encoding C40 family peptidase, producing the protein MRRLGFSLLIALLLAACASPPQKTARSSTSTKATGSTFRTPPGFPNFVDRSVGREEISIQAMSLVGVPYRWGGNTPESGFDCSGLVGYVVSRAASVTLPRTTLDISSRGQSIEPDGIAPGDLIFFNTTGRAHSHVGIYVGKLRFVNAPATGGTVRLDYLTNPYWAKRFDGIRRVAAPKATPVPAPFDAPTWMASAPPAPAASPRSAPVDATLAAPLPHHATTNPPPELAAVVTRTPPAAVVSSPRASNADLIEPPPSSLSAAQAQARALAGSAVTIVNPATPALRPDNAVPVSPLLTTQAPASPGADAFEPPPPAAVATRQALRAQAAEPSTANVQVIRASSIPPRAVSPPPAASTDDPIARFANGNL; encoded by the coding sequence ATGCGCCGACTCGGATTTTCGCTGCTGATTGCCTTGCTGCTCGCCGCCTGCGCGAGCCCTCCGCAAAAAACTGCACGCAGCTCAACCTCGACCAAAGCCACTGGCAGCACCTTCCGCACGCCACCAGGATTTCCCAATTTCGTCGATCGCAGTGTCGGGCGTGAAGAGATTTCGATCCAGGCAATGAGCCTGGTCGGTGTGCCATACCGCTGGGGCGGCAATACGCCAGAAAGCGGTTTCGATTGCAGTGGGCTGGTGGGCTATGTCGTATCGCGTGCCGCGTCCGTGACCCTGCCGCGCACCACGCTCGACATCAGCAGCCGTGGCCAATCAATTGAACCCGACGGCATCGCACCCGGCGACCTGATCTTCTTCAACACCACCGGCCGGGCCCATTCTCACGTCGGGATTTATGTCGGCAAGCTGCGCTTCGTCAATGCACCAGCCACCGGCGGCACCGTCCGGCTCGACTATTTGACCAATCCTTACTGGGCCAAGCGCTTCGACGGCATTCGCCGTGTCGCAGCACCCAAGGCCACCCCGGTTCCGGCTCCATTCGACGCACCCACCTGGATGGCATCGGCTCCACCCGCTCCAGCAGCCAGCCCTCGCTCAGCACCCGTCGACGCGACGCTAGCGGCACCGCTTCCCCATCACGCAACGACTAATCCGCCGCCTGAACTGGCGGCTGTCGTCACGCGCACGCCCCCGGCCGCAGTCGTATCTTCGCCGCGAGCAAGTAACGCAGATCTCATCGAACCACCCCCGTCCAGCCTGAGTGCCGCGCAAGCTCAAGCACGAGCGCTGGCTGGCAGCGCAGTGACCATAGTCAACCCCGCCACCCCGGCGTTACGCCCGGACAACGCCGTGCCAGTTAGCCCGCTGCTCACCACACAAGCACCGGCCAGCCCGGGGGCTGATGCATTTGAACCACCGCCGCCCGCAGCAGTGGCCACCCGCCAGGCCTTGCGAGCGCAAGCGGCTGAGCCATCAACGGCTAACGTCCAGGTCATACGCGCCTCATCCATCCCCCCTCGCGCCGTTTCGCCTCCTCCTGCGGCCTCAACCGATGACCCCATCGCCCGTTTCGCCAATGGCAATTTGTGA